A window of the Helianthus annuus cultivar XRQ/B chromosome 4, HanXRQr2.0-SUNRISE, whole genome shotgun sequence genome harbors these coding sequences:
- the LOC110933860 gene encoding protein SRG1, translating into MASLQHNHESLQELAKELKLVVPDRYVQEQQESTFVSEGSLPLPSIPLIDLKDLINMQESDIEQWKNLRSICHEWGIFQLVNHGVDKLLVEKLKKEVVEFYKLPMEEKLRYKLKAGEYEGYGQTVVNTQDQKVDWADRFYMITNPLHRRKSHLLPQLPPTLRDTMEKYLEELQKLAMTLFNLIGQAVDIDQKEMTDVFEDGLQSVRMTYYPPCPEPDRVVGLTPHSDGTGLTILLQINDVGGLQVKKDGVWIPVNFLPDSFIVNVGDVLEIMSNGAYNSIEHRATVNAMNERISFATFFNPKLEAKVGPAKSLLMNTGNQPLYKTLVMEQYLKEFFLNKLNGKTFLEKMKIEDEAHET; encoded by the exons ATGGCTTCTTTGCAACACAACCATGAGAGTCTTCAAGAACTTGCAAAAGAGCTCAAGCTAGTTGTCCCTGACCGCTATGTTCAGGAACAACAAGAATCCACGTTTGTCTCTGAGGGTTCTTTGCCTTTGCCCTCTATCCCACTCATTGACCTGAAAGATTTGATCAATATGCAAGAATCCGATATCGAGCAATGGAAAAATCTGCGCTCCATATGTCATGAATGGGGAATATTTCAG TTGGTGAATCATGGAGTTGACAAACTATTGGTGGAGAAACTGAAGAAGGAGGTGGTAGAATTTTATAAGTTGCCGATGGAAGAGAAGCTGAGGTACAAGTTGAAGGCAGGTGAGTATGAAGGTTATGGTCAAACCGTAGTCAACACTCAAGATCAAAAAGTTGACTGGGCTGATCGCTTTTATATGATCACCAATCCTCTTCATAGGAGAAAATCGCACTTACTTCCTCAGCTTCCTCCAACACTGAG AGATACAATGGAAAAGTACTTGGAAGAACTCCAAAAGCTTGCCATGACTTTGTTCAACTTAATTGGCCAAGCAGTGGATATTGACCAGAAAGAGATGACAGATGTTTTTGAAGATGGATTACAATCGGTGAGGATGACTTACTATCCTCCATGCCCCGAACCAGATCGGGTGGTCGGTCTTACCCCTCATTCTGATGGTACTGGACTTACCATTCTTCTCCAAATCAATGACGTTGGAGGTTTGCAAGTTAAAAAAGATGGTGTGTGGATCCCCGTAAATTTCCTTCCAGATTCTTTCATAGTAAATGTTGGGGACGTTCTTGAG ATTATGAGTAACGGTGCATACAACAGTATTGAGCATAGGGCAACTGTAAATGCAATGAATGAGAGGATTTCATTTGCTACTTTCTTCAATCCAAAGCTTGAAGCAAAGGTCGGGCCTGCAAAGAGCCTCCTAATGAATACCGGAAACCAACCGCTATATAAAACACTCGTAATGGAGCAGTACCTTAAGGAATTCTTCTTGAACAAGCTGAATGGAAAGACATTTCTTGAGAAAATGAAGATTGAAGATGAAGCCCATGAAACTTGA